The Candidatus Thermokryptus mobilis nucleotide sequence TGACAACTATATCTTCGCTGCTGAAATCTATCTCAGTGCTTTTGAAACTTATCGTTGGAAATTTTAGCGCCTCAACAGCTTCCATAGCGTGTGAGTCCCTATTTGAATTTCCGCTGTTAAATTTCATAACTTCTGCAACCGCTTCTGCCTTGAGTATTTTCCTTTGTTTTGTGTCAAACTCAATCGTGAACTTAGGCTCCCTATTTATCGCCTTAACAGTGTGTAAAGGATGACGAATGACATATTGAATGTAGGAGACGCTCTTATCGCCTTCTAGCGATAAAACCTGACCGAAAGAAAAACCGATAACGAACAAAAATAAAACCAGAACACCTTTAAATTGTTTCATAACAGATTCACCAAATTAATTTTAACGGAATGTTATTACAATCATTGATGAAGCAAGCGCAGTAAAAGTTGCAATGGCAACGCCCATGTGAATTTTTTTCAACCGGTTATATTCCTCAAGATTTGCGCTTTCCCTGACCTGTCTTCCAAGTATCGCAGTTGCAACCATTCCAGCCCCGTGAATCCAAGCTAGTGTCTTATGTATCGCCAAACTGCTCCATTTATCATCCCTTTTTATAAGTGGTGGTGGAGACATCAAAGCAAGAAGAGCAGTTAAACTATACGATGCTATCGTAGCCCTTACAAGTGTTCTATGTTTCTCTGCGTAGCCGGGAACAAGGTCATAAGCCTTTTTCCCGTAATAAGCTGAAATTGCCATAAGTCCAAGCGTTGCAAAACCACCGAGTTGATGAATAGAAAGCATAGTCCTTCTCAACTTTAACTCACTTTGTCTTGCTTGCAATGTAAGTGGCGCAAGCCCAGTGATTCTGAACAATCCCCTTTCACCCCATAATCCTTTTTCAAGAATGCTCATTTTACTCGGAAGTAAAGAAGTTGTATCCGTTTGTGAATTTAAAACCTGATTGAAATGAAACAACAAAAAAACAAATAAAATCGCCCGCATAGCACCTCCAAATTAATTTTTTCAAACTCAAAATTTTTAACAACTTGTAAAAATGAAATGTTTCACTATTCCCACCTTAAAGCTTCGGAAGGTATGACTCTGCTAGCTCTTTTTGCGGGATAATATGAGGCAAGCAAACAAAGAACTATCGCACCAAGCCCAACAACGACGAAATCCGACAAATGCATCTCAACTGGAAGTGAAGGTATGATATAAACGGTTGGATCAAGCGGAAAGATGTGATATCTTTGTTGAATGTAACAGACAATATACCCAATTAAACCTCCAAGAACGGTCCCGATTAAGCCGATTATTAAACCCTCAAAGATAAAAATTTTAACAATGTCAGAATTCCTTGCCCCCATCGCCTTTAAAATTCCAATATCCCTCGTTTTTTCAATTACAGACATTGTCAACGAGCCAAGAATGTTAAATGTCGCCACAAAAATTATAAGCAAAAGTATCACATATGCTACCCATCTTTCAATTTGCATAACCGAATATAGGTCTTTGTGTAAATCATACCATGTTTTAACTTGAAATTTATCTCCAAGATGAGATTGAAGGATCTTTTTTATCCTCTCAGAGTCATTGATGTTATAAAGCCGAATTTCAACGCCGTTAATTTTACCCCTCATGTCAAACAAACTTTGTGCTGACTTAACAGAAACGAAAACGTAATATCCATCATAATCCTTGTTATTTGATTCAAAAATTCCCGAAACAACAAATTTTCTAACATTGGGTTGAACTAGCCCGAAAGTGCCAAAACTTGGGCTTACAAGCGTAACAGTATCCCCAACCAAAGCATTCACATGGTCTGAGATCGTTAAGCCGAGAATGATTTTGGGAAGTCCACCGGAATCAAAAAGGTCAAAATTACCAAGTACAATTTTTTCAGGAAGTCCGGAAACAAGCCCAGCTTTTCCAGGGTCTATACCTTTGACATAAACAACCCTATTATTTCTATCAGAGATAAGCATTGCCTTGCTCGTTATAAAAGGGGAATAGCCTTTCACTTGCGGGATATCTTTTATCACTTTTTCAATTGAAGCCAATTCTTTATCTTCAATTCCGAGCTTTTTCTCTATTCTTATATGTGGGTCAAATTCAACAAGTATTCGCGTGACAAGACCATTAAATCCATTAAAGACGGAAAGCACAATGATGAGGGCTGAAACACCAATTGTAACACCGATGAGGGAAATCAAACTTATAATCGTGATCAAAGCGATTTTTCGCTTTGACTTCAAATATCTCCACGCTATGAATGTTGTATATGAGCCAAGCATTGAGGGAATTTTAAATTTAAGGCAACCGCTGAAGCGGTTGCCCTAAAAATTAATAATTTCCGGCATAAACCGACAAATTCGTCGTCTTTGGTTTATTAACTTTCACCCAAGCCTTTCCATCAGCAACAAGACGGTCTCTCACTTGTTGAGGCGTTGCACTTGGATTTCTTGAAAGATAAAGCGCAGCTGTTCCCGCAACATGTGGAGCTGCCATTGAGGTTCCACTCAAAGTTGCAGTTGAACTACCTATGTAAGTTGAGAGAATCCTAACCCCGGGAGCATTTAAATCGAGTAAACTACCCCAATTTGAAAAATAAGCGAATGTATTATTTTCATCGTATGCTCCAACAGTGATTGCTTCCTTTACATGAGCAGGGCTGTAATTTTTCGCGTCGGCACCGTCATTTCCAGCAGCTATAGCATAAACAACACCCGCATTGATTGAGTTAACAACGGCGTTATCAAGCGAGTTATATTTTGATCCCGTTCTTGCGCCTAAGCTCATATTTGCAACCATGGGAAGAGACGGATTGTTAAGTTTTTGTTGTGTCACGAAATCAACCCCAGCTATTACATTTGAAAAACTTCCCGAACCATCATCACCAAGAACCTTTACCGCAAAAAGTTCAACCCCTGGAGCAACTCCAACAACATAATCTCCATTATCCCTGGCTCCAACAATCCCAGCCACATGTGTTCCATGCCCATTTCCATCATCAGCTGTTCCTTTACCTGTAAAATCAACACCACCAACAACATTCAAATCGGGATGATTAAGTTGAATTCCGGTATCAATTATATAAACCCTTACGCCAGTTACACTACCAGTTCCATCACCCGCTTTAGTTGAACTTATATCAGCATCAATTCTATCAATCCCCCAAGGCAATGTCTGAGCAAAAGCATAAACTTTAGCGTCCTCTTCAATATATGCGATCCTCGGGTCACTTCTAAGAGCTAAAATTTTATCCTGAGGGATTTCGGCCGAAAATCCTTTAAGCGCAAAACCATAGACATGTTCAAGATGTAAACTATATGTTTTAGCAATCTCACCAGCAACTTTGGCAACAGCTTGTGCCACACTCTTGAAATCGCCCTTCGGTAAAACATTATCTTTAAGAACAACTATATATTTGCCAGGTATTGCTTCACCTTCTGGGGCGGTATAAATTGGTGCAAGAACTTTTTCCTGTTGCGTTAAGTTAATCTGACCCTGATCCGTTGGTTGTCCACAACCCCAAAAAAAGATATTTAATGCGACAAACAATAAAATTAAACCAAGATTTACAGCGCGCTTCATTTGCATCCTCCGTTTTTTTAATAAAAAAGTCCGAGCCGAAATGGCTCGGACTACCTTAACTTTACTTGCCTGTTGGCAATGTGTAAAGCACGCCGACTTCAACACCCAAGTAATGAACCGCCTGAACAACAGCTGAATACTTAACCGCTCCAACGAGTTTCACATCCGGTGCAACTGAATATGCGACAAATCCACCAGCACCACCTGTAACCTTCGTTTCACTTTTTGGCTTGCTCAGAAACGCAAGCCCAAGCTCACCAAGTACACCAAGCGAAACCTTATCCTGCGTGTAAGCAGTGTAGCTAAGTCCATATTTTACAGGGACAAATGAATACTCAACATTATCTTCCTTAGGGAAAGTCACATAGCCAACTGAAAGCTGACCAGCTAGACCTTTCACATTAAGGAATTTCTCACGAACATCGTAGCGATAATAAGCAAATCCCCCGAATCCAACTGTTGGTTTCTCACTGCGATAGCCAAGTGTTAACCCTGCTCCGATGTCCCTTGAGAAAGCGACACTACTTAACAGCAAAGCAAACGCCAAAAATAAAAATAGCCCTCTCATATTAATCTCCGTTTTGTTTTAGTTTTTGTTTATTTTTTGACCTCGCTTAATTATAAAAAATTTCGGAATAAAAGTCAAGAGCAAGCCCCATTCAGCCCCAGCACTTGACAAATTTAAGTAAATTCGTTATCTTCAATCAGAAACCTAAAAATAACGGAGATAGCTATGGGAAAAAAGATTTTCTACCTTGACACTGAAAATTTAAACTTTAACGAGGTCAAAAATTTAAACTTAAAAATTTTCATCGCCATTGTTTTTGTAATTTTAATCAGTTTGGGTTTCCTCTTCGCTTTAAATCATTTGACTGGAGATATTCTCGGCTTCGGCAAAATCAGAGCTGAAAAACTTGAAAAGGAAAACTCAATCTTAAAAGAGCAATTAAAAGTTTTAAAGGAAAAATTCCATCAAATTGAAAGCATTGTAGCAAAACTCCTTGAACAAGATAGAGAACTCCGACTCGCGGTTGATTTAAAACCAATTGATGAAGACATAAAAAAGGTCGCAATCGGTGGTGTTGAAGAAAAATATGAGTTTAATTTATCAGATGACGAAGCCGAGAAACTTCTTTCCGAGTCGTTTGCCAAATTAAGCAAACTTGAGCGTGAAGTGAGATTACAACAAAAAAGCTATGAGGAAATTTACAAGCAATATAAACTGAACCAAGAAAAGTTCAAACACATACCAGCGATAATGCCTTTGAAAGGGGGTTTGACATCAGGGTTTGGGTATCGCAAGCATCCAATTCTCGGAATTTGGGCTATGCACGAAGGCGTTGACCTTGTCGTTGATGTTGGAACACCAGTTTATGCCACAGGCGATGGCATTGTAAGCTATGTCGGTTACAGAGGAAGATATGGACTCTTGATAGAAATTGACCATGGCTTTGGCTATGTAACATTATACGCTCACCTTTCAAAAGCGTTCGTCAGAGAAGGTCAAAAGGTCAAAAGAGGAGAAAAGATCGGTTTAAGCGGTGCCTCCGGGCTTGTCACAGCCCCACACTTACACTACGAAGTTTTAAAGGATGGTATACCTCAAAATCCGTTAAATTATTTCTTTGAGGACATTGACCCAGCTAAATACACCGAACTAGTTCAGGAATCAAACAAAAAATCAAATTAAAGGAGGTTGATAAATTATGCTTTGGACACCTGAACTTGCTTCCTATCTTGAAGGAGCCCCATGGCCTGCAACAAAACAGGAATTGATTGAATACGCTAAAAGAATTGGCGCTCCACCAGAAGTCATACAAAACCTTGAAGAACTTGAGGACTCTGACGAAGAATACAATGGAATTGAAGATATCTGGCCTGATTATTCTCCCGAAGACGAAGACGATTACCTATTCGGTGAAGAGGATGAATACTGATTATGAACCCCCCGATGAGGGGGGCTCTTAACGAAATTTAAATCGCCCCAAAATGAAAGGGATAATACTTGTTCTTTTAATTTCCGCCTCACTTATAACGAAAGCGCAGGAATTAAATTTTGAACTCAAAGAAATCAATTTCAAAGGGAACAAAACCCTTTCCTCAAAAGAATTAAAATCCGTAATCATCTCAAGGGAGAGCCCGGGGAAATTTTGGCAATTCCTTTATAAAATCAGCGAACGCCTCGGCGATAAACCATCCTACATTGAAAAAATTAAAATCGCAAGCGATGTCGTTAACCTGCAAAATTACTATCAAGACAATGGTTTCTTTGATGTTAAGATTGACACATCTGTAGTTTACGACCATACAAAAAAGACAGCCAGCTTGACTTTCATCATAAATGAGGGTCAACCGTATAATGTTGAAAATGTTGAGATATTCGGTCTGAACTCAATTCCGGATTCGGTAAGGGAAATTGTCCTTAATTTAAAATTTCTCAAACCTGGGAATAGATTTAGGCGCATTGATGTTGAAGCGGAGATTCAACGCATATTAAATTTGCTCTACGATAATGGTTATCCAGATGCATACGTTGATAGAACAAGGGTTAGGGTTTTGATTGACAGCACGAGGAAAACCACTTCAATTTCAATACCATTTTACCCGAACGCAAGATTAGTGATAAAAAATATAAAAATTCTATTTGAAGATACGACAAGGTTAAAGGTCTCAGAAAATATAGTAAGGCGTGAGGTTGAATTTAAAACGGGGGAGTTTTATAATCGCAGTTTGATTTTGAAAACCGAGACGAATATATCTCAAACTGGTTTGTTTGAAAATGTCAGGATAAACATTGATAAGATAAATCAAACGGATAGTTTAAACCACTGCGATGTAATCATATCGGTTGCCCCGTTTAACAAGCATGATATATCACCAGCGATCTACTTCAGCGATGAAAGAAATGCCTTTAATGTTGGTGTTTCGCTTGATTATAGGAACAGAAATTTCCTCGGTGGTGGAAGACACTTTGCCTCAAGTGTAAGGTTTCAAATTCAAAGCTTGAACTTAAAAAAAATCCCAAACCTTGCAGACACAACAAGCGTCGGATTGGTTGAAACCGACCTTAGATTGGAACAACCTTATTTATTGGGGAGAAAAATGCCCGGACAGTTGGGTTTATCAATGACCCTTGATAAACAGAAAAGATATGTTTTGAACATTGTCAGAAACAGGTTAAGGTTTGCTTATAGAGCCATTGATTATTCTGCCTATTTTGATTGGGATATTGAAAGTGTGAATATAAAGTTTCAGTCCCAAGTAGACTCAACACTTGCAAAACTTTACCCCAGGCAAATTAACTCAATTTTAAGTTTAACCTTTCAACTTGACAAGGTAGATGATTTACTTTACCCGAGGTCGGGGCATTCCTATCTTGTCTCCGTTGAAGAAGGCGGGCTTTTACCATTTTTATTCGCACAAGCTGGACTTAAAGTTCAGCCATTCGCGCAGTATTACAAACTTACCTTTTTTTACAGGCGCTTTTTTAGTTTGAATAATTCAGTTTTCGGATTTAAATTTAAGCTAGGTTTTGCCAACGAGTATTTTCTAAAGTCAACTAAAGAGCTTGAGTTGAGTTCAATACCCATAAACAGGCGTTTTTTCGCAGGTGGGAGCGCAAGCGTTCGTGGCTGGAGGATAAGGGAACTTGGCACGGTTTCAAACCCATCGCTTGGTGGAAAAATTTTAATTGAAGCAAATTTTGAAAACAGAACAATCGTATGGAGAAATCTTGGTTTTGTCTTGTTTCTTGATACGGGGAATTTATGGGATGAACCACGGGATATCAAATTAAAATACCTTGCTGTAGCCGGTGGATTTGGGATCAGATATTTAACATTTTTCGGAGGTTTAAGATTTGATTTTGGCTTCAAGGTTTATGACCCCGGGGCTGAGAATAAATTCATATTTAACAAGACAGGGCTACAGATTTTAAAGGATATGATATTTCACATCGGCGTTGGTCAGACATTTTAAAAAATTTCATTGAAAGAAATGGCTTGGTCAAATGTCATAGGTCAAGATAGAGTTAAGCAAATTTTAATCAACGCAATTTTGAGTGAAAGAATACCAAACGCTTACTTGTTTTATGGTCCCGAAGGGGTAGGTAAAGATGCAATGGCGATAGAATTCGCTAAGGCGTTGAACTGCGAAAGGAAAAAAGGTGAAGCTTGTGACGAGTGCAAAACTTGTAAAGGTATATCGGAGTTCTCCCACCCGAATATAAAGTTGATCTTCAAATTACCGCTTGGTAGAAACGAGACCAAAGACGACCCCCCACTTGAAAAGCTTGACGAGGACGAAATAAAAATCATACAAGAGCAAGTAAAATTAAAGTCGCAAAACCCATATCATAAAATTTCCATACCCAGAGCCAACAGCATAAAGATAAACAGCATAAGAGAGATAAAGGTTGAAATCTCGCACAGCAGTTTCATACCAGGATGGCGTGTGATAATTGTTTCGGAAGCGGATGCTATGACAGAACAAGCAGCAAATGCATTCCTAAAGACGCTTGAAGAGCCAACACCAAAGACAGTTATAATTCTCACAACATCAAATAAAGACCAACTTCCCCAAACGATAATTTCACGCTGTCAACTTGTAAGATTTTCATATCTTTCAGATGAAGAGATAGCCACAGCATTGATAGAAAGATACGATTTGAATCCGACAAGAGCTCGTCTTATCGCTCGCCTTTCTAATGGGAGCTTCGGGAAAGCAGTTGAACTCCTTGATGTATCCATAAAAGATAAAAGGATAAAACCGATTGATTTCCTCGCAACGGTTGCAAGTGGTAAAATTGTCAAAATGCTGATTGAGATTGAAAAAATCGTCACCGATTATGAAAGGGATGAAGTTAAAAACTTTTTGAACATAATTTTGACTTGGTTTAGAGATGCCCTCTTCGTAAAGTTTGGAATGGAAGACAGGGTTATAAATGTGGATATGCTTGATCGTTTAAAAAAGTTCATTGAAAATTTCGGCGAAATTGATTATCAAAGGGCGATATCCCTCGTTGAAAAAGCGATAACGCAGGTTGAAAGAAATGTGCAGATGAATTTAATCTTGATAAACCTTTCAATAGGACTTTATGAACTTTTTAAAACGGCTTACAACAAATTAAAACAAAAAAGCACACTGCAATGGACAGAAAAATAGATTCACCTTTTTGGCTTGATGAGAGTTGGGAATCGTTTGAAAGTGGCTGGGAGCAATTAAATAAAGAATTTGTAGCCGGAATTGAAGCGGAAGGAGTTGAAGTTGAAGAACAAAAACTACCGTGTGAATCCTGCTTTAAAAAGCCATTTGACCCAGAACTTGCAAAAATTGAACACACCCTTAATCTTGTTGAAGTTGAATTCAAAAGTTTGCGTCGCGACTTCTTCATAAACGAATCTGACTTTGACCTCAAGCCCGGGGATTATGTCATAGTTGAAGCGATACGAGGTCTTGACCTTGGTAAAGTTCATCTCGTCGGTGAAAAAGTTCACCAGAAAAGGCAATTCCTTGGCATAGTTGGACAATTGATGCGTAAAGTTATAAGACCAGCAAACGATGAAGACCTGAAAAGATTGAAACGGAATAGAGAGGATGAAATCAAGGCATATTATATCTTCAAACAGCGGGTTAAAGTTTTTAATCTTGATATGAAGTTAATTGATGTTGAATATCAATTTGATAGGAACAGGCTGACATTTTACTTCACAGCCGACGGTCGGATTGATTTCAGGGCTTTCGTTCGTGACCTCGCAAAAATTTTCAAGACAAGAATTGAGCTTTGGCAAATTGGCGTCAGGGATGAAGCAAGGAAGATCGGAGGCATAGGAAGCTGTGGGAGAGCGCTTTGCTGTTCCACTTGGCTTGAAAAATTTAACAAGGTTACGCTCCTTCATGCAAAGTTTCAAAATCTACCTCTTAACCCGATCAAACTTTCCGGTCAATGCGGGCGCTTGAAATGTTGTTTGCTCTTTGAGATGGAAACATATATTGAAGCCCTGAAAAACTTCCCACCGATTGATTATGAAATTCAAACTGACAAAGGGACGGGAAAAATTGAAAAGTTTGACATCTTCAAAAACTATGTTT carries:
- a CDS encoding YceI family protein, with translation MKQFKGVLVLFLFVIGFSFGQVLSLEGDKSVSYIQYVIRHPLHTVKAINREPKFTIEFDTKQRKILKAEAVAEVMKFNSGNSNRDSHAMEAVEALKFPTISFKSTEIDFSSEDIVVRGFLTFHGQTRKIEMKGKARFDGNNLFVDGNFKVSLTEFGVKRPSLLFIPVDDTLKIYIFAKFILPE
- a CDS encoding ABC transporter permease, producing the protein MLGSYTTFIAWRYLKSKRKIALITIISLISLIGVTIGVSALIIVLSVFNGFNGLVTRILVEFDPHIRIEKKLGIEDKELASIEKVIKDIPQVKGYSPFITSKAMLISDRNNRVVYVKGIDPGKAGLVSGLPEKIVLGNFDLFDSGGLPKIILGLTISDHVNALVGDTVTLVSPSFGTFGLVQPNVRKFVVSGIFESNNKDYDGYYVFVSVKSAQSLFDMRGKINGVEIRLYNINDSERIKKILQSHLGDKFQVKTWYDLHKDLYSVMQIERWVAYVILLLIIFVATFNILGSLTMSVIEKTRDIGILKAMGARNSDIVKIFIFEGLIIGLIGTVLGGLIGYIVCYIQQRYHIFPLDPTVYIIPSLPVEMHLSDFVVVGLGAIVLCLLASYYPAKRASRVIPSEALRWE
- a CDS encoding S8 family peptidase, giving the protein MKRAVNLGLILLFVALNIFFWGCGQPTDQGQINLTQQEKVLAPIYTAPEGEAIPGKYIVVLKDNVLPKGDFKSVAQAVAKVAGEIAKTYSLHLEHVYGFALKGFSAEIPQDKILALRSDPRIAYIEEDAKVYAFAQTLPWGIDRIDADISSTKAGDGTGSVTGVRVYIIDTGIQLNHPDLNVVGGVDFTGKGTADDGNGHGTHVAGIVGARDNGDYVVGVAPGVELFAVKVLGDDGSGSFSNVIAGVDFVTQQKLNNPSLPMVANMSLGARTGSKYNSLDNAVVNSINAGVVYAIAAGNDGADAKNYSPAHVKEAITVGAYDENNTFAYFSNWGSLLDLNAPGVRILSTYIGSSTATLSGTSMAAPHVAGTAALYLSRNPSATPQQVRDRLVADGKAWVKVNKPKTTNLSVYAGNY
- a CDS encoding M23 family metallopeptidase; the protein is MGKKIFYLDTENLNFNEVKNLNLKIFIAIVFVILISLGFLFALNHLTGDILGFGKIRAEKLEKENSILKEQLKVLKEKFHQIESIVAKLLEQDRELRLAVDLKPIDEDIKKVAIGGVEEKYEFNLSDDEAEKLLSESFAKLSKLEREVRLQQKSYEEIYKQYKLNQEKFKHIPAIMPLKGGLTSGFGYRKHPILGIWAMHEGVDLVVDVGTPVYATGDGIVSYVGYRGRYGLLIEIDHGFGYVTLYAHLSKAFVREGQKVKRGEKIGLSGASGLVTAPHLHYEVLKDGIPQNPLNYFFEDIDPAKYTELVQESNKKSN
- a CDS encoding DUF2795 domain-containing protein; translation: MLWTPELASYLEGAPWPATKQELIEYAKRIGAPPEVIQNLEELEDSDEEYNGIEDIWPDYSPEDEDDYLFGEEDEY
- a CDS encoding BamA/OMP85 family outer membrane protein, translating into MKGIILVLLISASLITKAQELNFELKEINFKGNKTLSSKELKSVIISRESPGKFWQFLYKISERLGDKPSYIEKIKIASDVVNLQNYYQDNGFFDVKIDTSVVYDHTKKTASLTFIINEGQPYNVENVEIFGLNSIPDSVREIVLNLKFLKPGNRFRRIDVEAEIQRILNLLYDNGYPDAYVDRTRVRVLIDSTRKTTSISIPFYPNARLVIKNIKILFEDTTRLKVSENIVRREVEFKTGEFYNRSLILKTETNISQTGLFENVRINIDKINQTDSLNHCDVIISVAPFNKHDISPAIYFSDERNAFNVGVSLDYRNRNFLGGGRHFASSVRFQIQSLNLKKIPNLADTTSVGLVETDLRLEQPYLLGRKMPGQLGLSMTLDKQKRYVLNIVRNRLRFAYRAIDYSAYFDWDIESVNIKFQSQVDSTLAKLYPRQINSILSLTFQLDKVDDLLYPRSGHSYLVSVEEGGLLPFLFAQAGLKVQPFAQYYKLTFFYRRFFSLNNSVFGFKFKLGFANEYFLKSTKELELSSIPINRRFFAGGSASVRGWRIRELGTVSNPSLGGKILIEANFENRTIVWRNLGFVLFLDTGNLWDEPRDIKLKYLAVAGGFGIRYLTFFGGLRFDFGFKVYDPGAENKFIFNKTGLQILKDMIFHIGVGQTF
- a CDS encoding DNA polymerase III subunit translates to MAWSNVIGQDRVKQILINAILSERIPNAYLFYGPEGVGKDAMAIEFAKALNCERKKGEACDECKTCKGISEFSHPNIKLIFKLPLGRNETKDDPPLEKLDEDEIKIIQEQVKLKSQNPYHKISIPRANSIKINSIREIKVEISHSSFIPGWRVIIVSEADAMTEQAANAFLKTLEEPTPKTVIILTTSNKDQLPQTIISRCQLVRFSYLSDEEIATALIERYDLNPTRARLIARLSNGSFGKAVELLDVSIKDKRIKPIDFLATVASGKIVKMLIEIEKIVTDYERDEVKNFLNIILTWFRDALFVKFGMEDRVINVDMLDRLKKFIENFGEIDYQRAISLVEKAITQVERNVQMNLILINLSIGLYELFKTAYNKLKQKSTLQWTEK
- a CDS encoding PSP1 domain-containing protein produces the protein MDRKIDSPFWLDESWESFESGWEQLNKEFVAGIEAEGVEVEEQKLPCESCFKKPFDPELAKIEHTLNLVEVEFKSLRRDFFINESDFDLKPGDYVIVEAIRGLDLGKVHLVGEKVHQKRQFLGIVGQLMRKVIRPANDEDLKRLKRNREDEIKAYYIFKQRVKVFNLDMKLIDVEYQFDRNRLTFYFTADGRIDFRAFVRDLAKIFKTRIELWQIGVRDEARKIGGIGSCGRALCCSTWLEKFNKVTLLHAKFQNLPLNPIKLSGQCGRLKCCLLFEMETYIEALKNFPPIDYEIQTDKGTGKIEKFDIFKNYVYVHYGNDIWERFTLDEIKKYIPQEAFERNKEIFSHLI